In the genome of Helicovermis profundi, the window TGTTTGCTGAAGAAAAGTACGCTTCTAATACACTTACTACTATACTAAATACTAGAGAAATAAGTGTAGCAGATTTAAATAAAAAACTTGGTGAGAGAGGTTTTACTATCTCAAATGGATATGGTGATTTAAAGGAGAAAACTTTTAGAATTGCACATATGGCTGATACTACTCATGAAGAATTAGAAGAACTATTAGGACAAATTGAAGATATATTAAATCTTAAGTAGGAGGGATTAAATGCTAAAGATACTTGCAAATGATGGTATGGATAATGCTGCTATTACAATCTTAGAGGAATGTGGTCATTATGTAGATACTAATTTTTATAATGTTGAGGAATTAAAAGAAAAATTATTAGATTTTGACGTGTTAATAGTTAGAAGTGCTACAAAGGTAAGAGAAGAACTAATTGACGTGGTGGCAAATGGCTCTTTGAAACTTATAATTAGAGCTGGTGTTGGAATCGATAATATAGATCATAACTATGCTGAAGGTAAAGGAATATCGGTTAAAAATACACCTAAATCTAGTTCTAGTGCTGTTGCAGAGCTTGCAATTGCACATATGTTTGCCTTAGCAAGATTTATTAATATTTCTAACGTAACTATGAGAAACGGCGAGTGGAATAAAAAAGCTTATAAAGGTATTGAAATTAATGGTAAAACACTTGGAATTATCGGTTTTGGAAGAATCGGTAAGGAACTTGCTAGAAAAGGTGAAGCTCTAGGCATGAAAATTGTCTATACTGATATTTTCGGTAAAAGTGAAGGCTTTGATAATTATGAATTTTTATCACAAGACGAATTGTTAGCTGTGTCAGATTTTATTTCACTTCATGTTCCATTTATTAAAGAAAATGGTGCAACTATTAGTGAAAAAGAATTTAAATTAATGAAAAAAAGTGCATTTATTATTAATGCAGCTCGTGGTGGTGTTATTGATGAAAATGCACTGCTAAACGCTTTAAATAATGGTGATATTGCAGGTGCTGGAATTGATGTTTTTGAAGAGGAACCAACTAAAAATGAAAAGTTAATTAATCACCCAAAAGTATCTGTTACACCACATATAGGAGCATCAACAAATGAAGCGCAAACTAGAATTGGTAACGAGACAATTGACACTATTAAAGAGTTTTTTAGTATTTAATATAGGAGGTATACAATGGCAGTAGTAAGACCATTTAAAGGATTTAGACCAAAAGAAGATTTAGTAGAAAAAGTTGCATCATTACCTTATGATGTAATGAATAGAGTAGAAGCAAAGAAAATGGCTGAGGGTAACGATATATCTTTTTTACATGTCGTTAGAAGTGAAATGGATGTAGATGATTC includes:
- a CDS encoding D-2-hydroxyacid dehydrogenase; amino-acid sequence: MLKILANDGMDNAAITILEECGHYVDTNFYNVEELKEKLLDFDVLIVRSATKVREELIDVVANGSLKLIIRAGVGIDNIDHNYAEGKGISVKNTPKSSSSAVAELAIAHMFALARFINISNVTMRNGEWNKKAYKGIEINGKTLGIIGFGRIGKELARKGEALGMKIVYTDIFGKSEGFDNYEFLSQDELLAVSDFISLHVPFIKENGATISEKEFKLMKKSAFIINAARGGVIDENALLNALNNGDIAGAGIDVFEEEPTKNEKLINHPKVSVTPHIGASTNEAQTRIGNETIDTIKEFFSI